In Blattabacterium cuenoti, a single window of DNA contains:
- a CDS encoding ribosome-binding factor A — MDTIKKKKLNSIFYSEIANLIQQDIYKKVLKKGIVITLIKINFSKNMNLIKGYISIYPFIDEQILTQIKSQTKIYRKFLSKKLRYHVKKVPKLNFIILNNYL; from the coding sequence ATGGATACTATTAAAAAGAAAAAATTAAATTCAATATTTTATTCAGAAATAGCAAATCTTATTCAACAAGATATATATAAAAAAGTTTTAAAAAAAGGAATTGTAATTACATTAATTAAAATTAATTTTAGTAAAAATATGAATTTGATAAAAGGATATATATCAATTTATCCTTTTATAGATGAACAAATTTTAACACAAATTAAATCACAAACTAAAATTTATAGAAAATTTCTTTCTAAAAAATTACGATATCATGTAAAAAAAGTTCCTAAATTAAATTTTATTATTTTGAATAATTATTTGTGA
- the rpmA gene encoding 50S ribosomal protein L27, producing the protein MAHKKGAGSSRNGRDSAGRRLGVKIFGNQYIKSGGIIVRQRGTKYLPGKYVGIGKDHTLYAMKNGFVYFKKGKKKFTISIISKKYLAG; encoded by the coding sequence ATGGCACATAAAAAAGGGGCTGGAAGTTCTAGAAACGGTAGAGATTCTGCTGGTCGCAGATTAGGTGTAAAAATATTTGGTAATCAATATATTAAATCTGGTGGTATTATTGTACGTCAACGTGGAACAAAATATTTACCTGGAAAATATGTAGGTATTGGAAAAGATCATACATTATATGCAATGAAAAATGGTTTTGTTTATTTTAAAAAAGGAAAAAAGAAGTTTACAATATCTATTATATCAAAAAAATACTTGGCTGGATAG
- the rplU gene encoding 50S ribosomal protein L21 — MIYAIVNIRGIQFKFIENKYLYIPFNCEMELGTHVMFDQVLFFYKNGVIKIGSPFLEKIKIKVEILKHVRGNKLIIFKKKRRKGYKVKKGFKPKFTKLKVINFLEKK, encoded by the coding sequence ATGATATATGCTATTGTTAATATTCGAGGAATACAATTTAAATTTATTGAAAATAAATATTTATATATTCCTTTTAATTGTGAGATGGAATTAGGAACACATGTTATGTTTGATCAAGTATTATTTTTTTATAAAAATGGAGTAATTAAAATAGGAAGCCCATTTTTAGAAAAAATAAAGATTAAAGTTGAAATTTTGAAACATGTAAGAGGAAATAAACTAATTATTTTTAAAAAAAAAAGAAGAAAAGGTTATAAAGTAAAAAAAGGATTTAAACCTAAATTTACTAAGTTAAAAGTAATTAATTTTTTAGAAAAAAAATAA
- a CDS encoding aminotransferase class V-fold PLP-dependent enzyme: MFSQKKIKEIRDQFPILKTKINDNSLVYIDNAATTQKPIKVIQTANEFYIKQNSNIHRGVHFLSRQATEKVEFVRKQIQKMIHAKLSSEIIFTKGATESINLIAYSIEPLIKKGDEIIISYMEHHSNIIPWKILCDRKQATLKIIPINKNGLLELEYFESIISYKTKLVSITHLSNVLGIINPVKDIIKKSHKYGSMVLIDGAQVPSNLDIDVQDLNVDFYVFSAHKMYGPTGIGILYGKKDILDTIPPYQSGGEMIKYASFKKCNYSDLPFKFEAGTPNIEGIVVWGSAIDFVQELGIKNIQLYKKELLIYAIKRLNSIDGIHLYGGGMNNIDVKSSIISFNLDRLHYFDVGMILDKLGIAVRTGTLCAQPLINFFNVEGMIRVSFSIYNTFQEVDYLYECLIKAKNMLFKSVIL; this comes from the coding sequence ATGTTTTCACAAAAAAAAATTAAAGAAATTAGAGATCAATTTCCTATATTAAAAACTAAAATTAATGATAATTCTTTAGTATATATTGATAATGCGGCTACTACTCAAAAACCAATAAAAGTTATTCAAACAGCAAATGAATTTTATATAAAACAAAATTCTAATATTCATCGAGGTGTACATTTTTTAAGTCGACAAGCTACTGAGAAAGTAGAATTTGTTAGAAAACAAATACAAAAGATGATTCATGCTAAATTGTCTTCAGAAATTATTTTTACAAAAGGAGCAACGGAATCTATTAATTTAATTGCTTACAGTATTGAGCCCTTGATTAAAAAAGGAGATGAAATTATTATTTCATATATGGAACATCATTCTAATATTATTCCATGGAAAATTCTTTGTGATAGAAAACAAGCAACATTAAAAATTATTCCAATTAATAAAAATGGCTTATTAGAATTAGAATATTTTGAATCTATTATATCATATAAAACTAAATTAGTTTCCATCACTCATTTATCTAATGTATTAGGAATTATAAATCCAGTAAAAGATATTATAAAAAAATCTCATAAGTATGGATCAATGGTTTTAATTGATGGAGCACAAGTTCCATCAAATTTAGATATAGATGTACAAGATTTAAATGTAGATTTTTATGTATTTTCTGCACATAAAATGTATGGTCCTACTGGAATTGGAATATTATATGGGAAAAAAGATATTTTAGATACAATACCTCCTTATCAATCAGGAGGAGAAATGATTAAATATGCAAGTTTTAAAAAATGTAATTATTCAGATCTACCGTTTAAATTTGAAGCTGGGACTCCAAATATAGAAGGAATTGTTGTTTGGGGTAGCGCTATTGATTTTGTTCAAGAACTTGGAATAAAAAATATTCAATTATATAAAAAAGAACTTTTAATTTATGCAATAAAACGTTTAAATTCTATAGATGGAATTCATTTATATGGAGGTGGGATGAATAATATTGATGTTAAATCAAGTATTATTTCTTTTAATTTAGATAGATTACATTATTTTGATGTTGGTATGATTTTAGATAAATTAGGAATTGCAGTTAGAACTGGAACTTTATGTGCACAACCATTAATTAATTTTTTCAATGTAGAAGGTATGATTCGTGTTAGTTTTTCTATCTATAATACTTTTCAAGAAGTAGATTATCTTTATGAATGTCTTATTAAAGCAAAAAATATGCTATTTAAATCAGTTATATTATGA
- a CDS encoding SufB/SufD family protein has product MENECFLKKKIISSFSEKHYKGEHVFISELRRKAINTFIKKGFVLSNNRYNKLFSIFDKHFNFFSSNIEEVVHKNYTRVQRIKNLIGGYGKDSYIIVFINGQYDSIIYPDKLEQNIIISNLFAQKEKYIKPFYDTLLNLYYNPFSVINTMFAKNGVYIYIPDNIILKYPIEICNIYTQSYEKTMLYLRNLIIVGKYSYVKIIESCKSLSLEKSALINNYVTEIYAMDNSKIDYYKVQYGLENTSYILDNTYIKQYMDSSCSTYTLSLTGKFIKNNLNFFSHGNNTSSYLYGISLLSKQQIIDNETFIQHLFSNSKCLQLYKNILLDQSMSIFNGKIFVSKFIKGINAFQKNQNILLSEEAHVISKPKLEIFSNAIRCSHGCTIGHFNKNDIFYLQSRGISEYNVQILLLIAFLEEILKTINISKIKILIINYIKHKIKINIKKNTYNV; this is encoded by the coding sequence ATGGAAAACGAATGTTTTTTAAAAAAAAAAATAATTTCTTCTTTTTCAGAAAAACACTATAAAGGAGAACATGTTTTTATTTCTGAATTAAGACGTAAAGCAATTAATACTTTTATTAAAAAAGGGTTTGTATTGTCTAATAATAGATATAATAAATTATTTTCGATTTTTGATAAACATTTTAATTTTTTTTCAAGCAATATAGAAGAAGTAGTACATAAAAACTATACAAGAGTACAACGAATAAAGAACTTGATAGGGGGTTATGGTAAAGATTCTTATATTATTGTCTTTATTAATGGACAATATGATTCTATTATTTATCCTGATAAATTAGAACAAAATATTATTATATCTAATCTTTTTGCACAAAAAGAAAAATATATTAAACCATTTTATGATACTTTATTAAATTTATATTATAATCCATTTAGTGTAATAAACACGATGTTTGCAAAAAATGGTGTTTATATATATATTCCTGATAATATTATTTTAAAATATCCAATAGAAATATGTAATATTTATACACAGTCTTATGAAAAGACTATGTTATATTTAAGGAATTTAATTATAGTTGGAAAATATTCTTATGTAAAAATTATTGAAAGTTGCAAATCATTATCATTGGAAAAATCTGCATTAATTAATAATTATGTAACTGAAATTTATGCTATGGATAATAGCAAAATTGATTATTATAAAGTCCAATATGGTTTGGAAAATACATCATATATTTTGGATAATACTTACATTAAACAATATATGGATAGTTCTTGTTCTACATATACTTTATCATTGACAGGAAAATTTATTAAAAATAATCTCAATTTTTTTTCTCATGGAAATAATACTTCATCTTATTTATATGGAATTTCTTTGTTATCTAAACAACAAATAATTGACAATGAAACATTCATTCAACATTTATTCTCTAATTCAAAATGTTTACAATTATATAAAAATATTTTATTAGATCAATCAATGAGTATTTTCAATGGAAAAATTTTTGTTAGTAAATTTATTAAAGGAATTAATGCTTTTCAGAAAAATCAAAATATTCTTCTTTCAGAAGAAGCTCATGTTATATCCAAACCTAAATTGGAAATTTTTTCTAATGCCATTAGATGTTCACATGGATGTACTATAGGACATTTTAATAAAAATGATATATTTTATTTACAATCTAGAGGAATTAGTGAATATAATGTACAAATTTTATTGTTGATTGCTTTTTTAGAAGAAATATTAAAAACTATTAATATTAGTAAAATTAAAATATTAATTATTAATTATATAAAACACAAAATTAAAATAAATATTAAAAAAAATACATATAATGTATAA